A window of the Pararge aegeria chromosome 2, ilParAegt1.1, whole genome shotgun sequence genome harbors these coding sequences:
- the LOC120633251 gene encoding uncharacterized protein LOC120633251: MEGVCDSDALISAIKTQELIWNYKLKEHSDKIKKNNAWAIICAQVIENFDEKPVEEKNQIAMLIQKKWKTLRDGYTRYAKKIKPKSGSAALNIRPYAYYQQMSFLKAIIEDRPDKTNSLQESEHTEITSGETENGQNKIPRERNKRKLTTKITDENVLIEKLSKRLDEKTQNSRIDNEDEDKLFLLSLVGEFKKINEHYKLDAKTEILNVVKYFKGMTNHTYPSSYGDRGYSSFNDYRGPWGYNTGPSTSTSVPGPSRSATGPSTSMADDQNSQFEDLSSCSVMSDDVISNIFNE, translated from the exons ATGGAGGGCGTGTGCGATAGTGATGCCCTTATTAGCGCAATTAAAACGCAAGAACTTATTTGGAACTATAAACTTAAGGAACACAGcgacaaaataaagaagaacaatGCATGGGCAATTATTTGTGCCCAAGTAATTGAGAACTTTGATGAAAAACcagttgaagaaaaaaatcaaatcg ccatgttaatacagaaaaaatggaaaacatTAAGAGATGGATACACCAGAtatgctaaaaaaattaaaccaaagagTGGTTCAGCAGCCCTCAACATTCGGCCATATGCATATTATCAGCAGATGTCTTTTTTAAAGGCAATAATAGAAGATAGACCCGacaaaacaaatagtttacAAGAGAGTGAGCACACTGAAATTACGTCCGGAGAAACCGAAAatggtcaaaataaaatacccagagaaagaaacaaaagaaaattaactaCTAAAATCACAGATGAGAACgtcttaattgaaaaattatccaAACGTTTAGATGAAAAAACGCAGAATTCGCGcattgataatgaagatgaagataaattgtttttactatcattagttggcgaattcaaaaaaattaatgagcATTATAAATTAGATGCTAAGACCGAAATACTTAACGTAGTGAAATACTTTAAAGGGATGACAAATCACACATATCCTTCGAGTTATGGTGACAGGGGATATTCATCGTTTAATGATTATCGTGGACCATGGGGTTATAATACTGGCCCCTCTACCTCTACATCAGTGCCTGGTCCCTCTAGATCAGCAACCGGCCCCTCTACATCAATGGCTGATGACCAAAATTCTCAATTTGAAGACCTTTCATCATGTTCTGTAATGTCCGATGAtgtaatttccaatatttttaatgaataa
- the LOC120633228 gene encoding protein ALP1-like, producing MDSDEEALLLLLLLRRRRRRRRQKRKFWVHPILQLREQRGQFHHLFMELRSDEEKFFNYFRMSKSSFDELYNILKSHIKREDTIMRRSIEPEERLAVTLRYLATGCTFMDLQYSFRIASTTIGKIVRDVCRNIWIHMKDMCMEQLTKDKWKDIINGFKKNAQFPNCLGAVDGKHIRIIQPAQSGSSYYNYKNYFSIILLAVCDSNHMFTFVDIGSYGRHADSTIFEESCLYKMLQEKKLNIPPPSAISQNGPLLPNVFIGDEAFSLQENLMRPYGGKNLPEKKKIFNYRLSRARRYIECTFGILANKWRIFHRPLNVNVDFAVDIVKSSCVLHNYVKQRDGNKFEDTFEGLPYSIIHSTQQVRPGGPMLTTIREEFANYFVSEEGKLDWQWNMI from the exons ATGGATTCTGACGAGGAAGCACTGCTTTTGCTGCTCCTGCTCAGGCGGAGACGACGGCGGCGACgtcaaaagagaaaattttGGGTTCATCCAATTTTGCAATTAAGAGAACAACGTGGACAATTCCATCATTTGTTTATGGAACTTAGAAGTGATGAAGAAAAATTTTTCAACTATTTTAGAATGTCAAAGTCTTCGTTTGATgaattgtataatatactaaagtctcACATTAAACGGGAAGACACAATTATGAGGAGAAGTATCGAACCTGAAGAAAGACTAGCAGTAACATTgag gtaTTTGGCAACTGGATGTACATTTATGGATTTGCAATATAGTTTTAGAATAGCATCAACAACAATAGGTAAGATAGTGAGGGATGTTTGCAGAAATATATGGATACATATGAAGGATATGTGTATGGAACAACTAACTAAAGATAAATGGAAAGACATAATAAATGGTTTCAAAAAAAATGCTCAGTTTCCGAACTGCCTCGGTGCCGTTGATGGCaaacatattagaataataCAACCCGCGCAAAGTGGATCgtcatattataactataaaaattatttttcgataATACTTCTAGCAGTATGTGATAGTAATCATATGTTCACTTTCGTGGATATAGGCTCATATGGAAGGCACGCTGACTCGACTATTTTCGAAGAGAGTTgtctatataaaatgttacaagaaaaaaagttaaatatacctCCACCTTCTGCAATATCACAAAATGGACCGTTATTACCGAATGTGTTTATTGGGGATGAAGCGTTTAGCTTGCAGGAAAATTTAATGCGTCCATATGGTGGCAAGAATTtaccagagaaaaaaaaaatttttaactatCGGTTATCACGTGCGAGGCGATATATTGAATGCACGTTTGGCATATTAGCTAATAAATGGCGGATCTTTCATAGACCACTCAACGTCAACGTTGATTTCGCAGTGGATATAGTAAAATCATCGTGTGTTCTTCACAACTACGTAAAACAACGAGATGGAAATAAATTTGAGGATACGTTTGAGGGTCTTCCTTATTCTATAATACATTCAACCCAGCAAGTTCGTCCAGGTGGACCTATGTTAACAACAATCCGTGAAGAATTTGCTAATTACTTTGTGAGCGAAGAAGGCAAACTAGATTGGCAATGGAATATGATATAA